The nucleotide window AttcctccaaccttgatcaaactcacctgcctgtaactttctagtaatgatgaagagcttgattagcttgttcaggtgtatttgattggggttggagctaaactctgcaggaaaatggacctcgagggccagagttgagaactcctgctcTAGACTATTGTAAAGCTATTCTGGCTGGACTTCCAGCATGTGCCATCAAGCTCTCTTTGCTACAAATACAGATGCagttacacctctcttcatctCTCCTCATTGGTTAACAGTTACTGCTCGCATCAAGTTCAGCACATGAACAACAGTAGATGCTTATCTGCTGAACAACGTCTTTTTCAGACCACAAAAGGGGAAACTGTAAACAATGTCTTGCTTCTGCTTCTCCATATAATGACAGTGCATAGCGACAACAGTTTTTCTAAATTATGATTTATGTTAGCAAACCCTCCAGAAGACACTGAAAGAATGGTGCACTCTCATTGCATTATTCTGTGATaagtttgtatcttttttttttttttttttttttttgcggctGGTCGCTACACACTGTATCATATCATCAAAAAAACACAAGTAGGACTATTCCGTATTTGTaagttggtttaaaaaaaaaaatgctgtatgtataaatttaattgttaataaaatacaataaaatacttaCAGAGGGCGAGGGACAGTGCACTGGACCCCATACTGCCACAATGCTGTGTGTTCAAAACCAGATACTTCCTGTGATGTGATGCCAACTCCTTACTTCAAGGAAGAGGGTGGGtctagagagagagacagaaaaaatatttatttttttaacagagATATTTAACTTTTCTTTTAGTACATTTATATACTAAATGCAACAGCCTCATACACAACAGATATTAAAGTATATTGATAAGACTGGTTCACCTATTGATTAAACTAGAATAGGAGCATCATGGTGCACCTTCACCATCCCCATCTTCGCTTAGTTCAGGTCTTCTCTTACAAATTTCTGTAAAAGCTGAAAATCACTGTTTGTTTAATGGAATTCACTAGCTTACtagtaaatattaaatagaaattaaataaaaatatacattaataCATTTGAAGATactttgttttcataaaaaatcaaagaaacaaacaaacaaacatgatcACTTGAGGCATTTCAACACATATTAGTGACTCCGCTGTCTGAAGTTTATTTCCAATTTTCTGAATTAATTTTTGACTACAACAAGATATAAAACATGTTAATTTGTTTCCCACATGTGTATTAGTAATGAAGTGAGAAGTGTGGTTTCCTGAATAAAAATAGCCTAAAACAGAGCAGAAGTCAAACCAGAAACAGAGCAGAAGTTAAACCACAATAACTAGCTCAGGCATCATTTTCTCAGGCCTCTTAAGCATTCAAGCATGGATAGAAACAGTTTTTATATTTCTTGTAGCCTCTGCGtcattgctgttattattattattattaaagttataTTGTATGAAAACAAAACTTGGTAATAGATTTACTCACACTGTCAGAAAGCATGACACAATATTGACTGAGAAAAACAGAAGGTTACACTGGCTAAACCCACCATTTTGTTGTTGGCTCCTTGGCGAAGTTGCCTACATTTTGTTCCTCTTTTGTCAGTTGCTTTAACTGTAAGCAGCCTCTGCTACTATAAATGAGCGGAGAATGCATGTGTGTAAAGGTTTCCAAATATAAGAGATGATGCAGTCCTAAATATTCTCAGTATCCAAGTTTAAACCACAGAGACATGCAGGAATTCTGACCCATCTAACAACCAGATCTGCCTTCACAAAGTATTCtttgaacaaaactaataaaACCTAAGCGCTGTGAAAACAGGTGAAATGTGCCTTGCCCTGCTGTTAAAAGCAGCTAAAATTAGCTTAAACTGTTGGCTGGTCTTACCCATCTCTCAGTGCAATTTACAGTTAAAGGAAGTGAAAATCAGACGCACACTTAAAGATGATTGAGTCCCTCATGTCCTTCCCGAAGGCCTAATTCCAACTAAAGTTTACCTTGCCACATATACTTCTAATTGCACCACAGAAAGTCAGTTGCCATAGACATGTACCTCAATAACTGGTATGGGTCCAGCAGCTAAACTTAAAGTAGGTTAAAACTGACAATCAGGATGGTTCAGAGAATCATTGGGTCACCCCTGCTCTCCATCCAGACATTTACTTCTAATCTAGAACAAGGAAACAACTAAAGAATCAAGGACCATTCTCTTATTGAACTTTCCTCTGGTAGATTCCAGAACAAAAGTAAACTTACATATAAAACGTTTTAGAGACTTACTGATTTGTTTGAGAAATTCTCAAGAAAGCAGCAGCACATGAATTATTCTAATCTACTCACAAGAGTAAGTATATTAAAGCAGAAAATGCGGCAAAGCTCTTTTGAAGACAATatgggtggctcttaaaagagcctttgggtTCGCTGATCAGATGAAGCTTTATTTGGAGCTGGTGTATTTGGTCACCGCCTTTGTGCCCTCAGACACGGCGTGTTTGGCCAGTTCACCGGGCAGCAGCAGACGCACAGCGGTCTGGATCTCTCTCGATGTGATGGTGGAGCGCTTGTTGTAGTGAGCGAGACGAGATGATTCACCGGCGATGCGCTCGAAGATGTCGTTGACGAAAGAGTTCATGATCCCCATCGCCTTGGAAGAGATTCCAGTGTCAGGATGAACCTGCTTCAGGACTTTATACACGTAGATAGCATAGCTCTCCTTCCTGGACTTTCTGCGCTTCTTTCCTCCTTTACCGGCGGTCTTAGTAACGGCCTTCTTTGAGCCCTTTTTGGGCGCGGACTTTGCTGGTTCAGGCATTGTTTTCCGTTCTCAAAGTAACGAATATGAGTAAAGGTTTGCTAGAACACACGGGTTTTTATACACTGTCATATGCTAATTTGGAAAGGAGAAAACGGCGCTCAGTGATTGCATATCTTCATGGACCAACCCACAGGATGACTTCATTGGCCATTTTAAAGTTATATGATACGTAGAAGAGCCAATCAGATGCTTTAAAATTTTAGCTCCGCCCATTGCCTTATGTTTGACAACTGCCATCCCCCTTTCGATTCCGTTGCTTTGTTTGATTTTCC belongs to Garra rufa chromosome 3, GarRuf1.0, whole genome shotgun sequence and includes:
- the LOC141331436 gene encoding histone H2B-like — translated: MPEPAKSAPKKGSKKAVTKTAGKGGKKRRKSRKESYAIYVYKVLKQVHPDTGISSKAMGIMNSFVNDIFERIAGESSRLAHYNKRSTITSREIQTAVRLLLPGELAKHAVSEGTKAVTKYTSSK